The following coding sequences lie in one Candoia aspera isolate rCanAsp1 chromosome 11, rCanAsp1.hap2, whole genome shotgun sequence genomic window:
- the LOC134504125 gene encoding uncharacterized protein LOC134504125 — protein sequence MEEENRRCNFGKSALRQTEAGSLQKASSRHKKVLSVAWRSSACGLAQPREEALEAALQRSETDGESKSSTPQLNCSVCPNASRENRELRPKSEALPNKQLVTSLLCKVHAPGDFQQQPWSAWQEKVPLKSKKELEGLSSSVKVLGEGAASPSQGSPAPHHPPGGHVWAAAAAIIILILVTIMSSGSPCYCIFLLLLAFTLEDESWAEARIPLTRGPKLLVPGQETFLGEQGRSKGRGGGPIPSLEGAPHTSKGTRVPKGSRKGQVMVQHPQGKTEQPRLPSLCPPDNNGLRRHYQSWRVKVGLLGVLGLLVMGGNGLAIAVLASSVSGWSRSSRLALLSLAASDAALALLVVPLNLYRGLELGPAAPEEEEEAAAAGEEGPYAYCRAVAFINCSLFGASLYSLAGVSLERYVAVFCPLRYGRLLSRRRVALLIAVAWLLPAVLLAPLAIPAPAAVLRVRFSAAALLCEPDYGSNALYSLWIAGTIFCPAAGTVAFTNVRLWRAARSQRRRGRGQAGAARRLRLPQLDAAARVLLPVVVAFFACWAPCIGTVVYNSITQERVHEWVEFIALWLPIGSGFLNCFVYFWVNRNFRHKFQKIGQKVCLPCCPTEQELWPQHLHTISANVKQDREQPGLSPRCSFSVSLSSNGLPLLQDG from the exons ATGGAAGAGGAGAACCGAAGGTGCAATTTTGGAAAGTCTGCACTGCGGCAAACCGAGGCTGGCTCTTTGCAGAAGGCCTCATCTCGGCACAAAAAGGTGCTCTCTGTGGCCTGGCGCTCAAGTGCCTGTGGGTTGGCTCAGCCCAGGGAAGAAGCGCTTGAGGCTGCCCTTCAGCGCAGCGAGACCG atggagaaagcaagagcTCCACACCTCAGCTCAACTGCTCAGTGTGCCCCAACGCCTCCCGGGAGAACAGGGAACTGAGGCCCAAGTCAGAGGCGCTCCCAAACAAGCAACTGGTAACATCACTGCTCTGCAAGGTGCATGCACCTGGCGACTTCCAG CAGCAACCTTGGAGCGCCTGGCAGGAGAAGGTGCCTCTGAAATCCAAGAAAGAGCTGGAGGGGCTCTCTAGTTCAGTCAAGGTGCTGGGTGAGGGCGCTGCATCCCCATCTCAAGGCTCTCCTGCGCCACACCACCCCCCGGGGGGACA TGTGTGGGCAGCTGCAGCAgccatcatcatcctcatcctcgtAACTATCATGTCCTCAGGCAGCCCCTGCTATTGCATCTTCCTGCTGCTCCTGGCCTTTACTCTTGAGGACGAGAGCTGGGCAGAGGCCAGAATCCCTCTGACCAGAGGGCCCAAGCTACTAGTGCCTGGGCAGGAGACGTTTCTGGGCGAGCAAGGAAGGAGCAAGGGCAGGGGGGGTGGGCCCATCCCGAGTCTGGAGGGAGCCCCCCACACCAGCAAGGGGACAAGGGTGCCCAAGGGCTCCAGGAAGGGCCAGGTGATGGTGCAGCATCCCCAGGGCAAGACCGAGCAACCCAGGCTACCCAGCCTGTGCCCGCCTGACAACAACGGCCTGCGGCGGCACTACCAGAGCTGGAGGGTGAAAGTGGGCCTCCTGGGCGTCCTGGGGCTGCTGGTCATGGGGGGCAACGGGTTGGCCATCGCGGTGCTGGCCTCCTCGGTCTCCGGCTGGAGCCGCAGCAGCCGCCTCGCTCTGCTCTCGCTGGCCGCGTCGGACGCCGCCCTGGCCCTGCTGGTGGTGCCCCTCAACCTGTACCGGGGCCTGGAGCTGGGGCCGGCAGcgcccgaggaggaggaggaggccgccgccgccggggaAGAGGGCCCCTACGCCTACTGCCGGGCCGTGGCCTTCATCAACTGCAGCCTCTTCGGCGCCTCCCTCTACTCGCTGGCCGGGGTCTCCCTGGAGCGCTACGTGGCCGTCTTCTGCCCGCTCCGCTACGGCCGCCTCCTGAGCCGCCGGCGGGTGGCTCTGCTCATCGCGGTCGCCTGGCTGCTGCCGGCAGTGCTGCTGGCGCCGCTGGCCATCCCGGCCCCCGCGGCTGTGCTCCGGGTCCGCTTCTCGGCCGCCGCCCTGCTGTGTGAGCCGGACTACGGCTCCAACGCCCTCTACTCGCTCTGGATCGCCGGCACCATCTTCTGTCCGGCCGCCGGGACCGTCGCCTTCACCAACGTGCGCCTCTGGCGAGCGGCCCGCTCCCAGCGCCGGCGCGGAAGGGGGCAGGCGGGGGCGGCCAGGAGGCTTCGGCTGCCCCAGCTGGACGCCGCCGCCCGCGTCCTGCTCCCGGTGGTCGTTGCCTTCTTCGCCTGCTGGGCCCCGTGCATCGGCACTGTCGTGTACAACT cAATCACGCAAGAAAGAGTCCATGAATGGGTGGAATTCATTGCTTTGTGGCTCCCCATTGGCAGTGGCTTCCTCAACTGCTTTGTCTACTTTTGGGTGAACAGGAACTTCCGGCACAAATTCCAGAAGATTGGTCAAAAAGTCTGCTTGCCCTGCTGTCCCACAGAGCAGGAACTGTGGCCACAGCACCTCCATACCATCTCTGCTAATGTGAAGCAGGATCGTGAGCAGCCGGGCCTTTCCCCACGTTGCTCCTTCAGTGTGTCCCTCTCCAGCAATGGCCTTCCTCTTCTTCAGGATGGCTGA
- the LOC134504107 gene encoding sulfotransferase 2B1-like isoform X1, with the protein MARLDVTEVFANIRLPGHLHTQESLRFASNFQFHSSDVLLVTYPKSGTTWMQEILTLIYSNGDLKPVKTLPNWARVPWLEHIYFQEQLQHIGHPRLFTTHLPQPVLAPALKKAKPKVIYATRNPKDVVVSYYHFQRMANFFPDPTSFEDFLHEFLAGTVHFGSWFEHVQGWLRCPEELGVFCITYEELHQDLKSCVEQLSAFLDHPVQPDQIDCIQEHCSFAVMKENDMVNGRLIPPGIMDFQKSQFMRKGTVGDWRNHFSPKQSMLFNEKYQQEMGDHSWPFRWDMA; encoded by the exons ATGGCTCGGCTGGACGTAACGGAAGTCTTTGCCAACATACGGCTGCCTGGACATCTCCATACCCAGGAGTCTCTCCGCTTTGCCAGCAACTTTCAGTTTCACAGCTCAGATGTCCTTCTCGTCACCTACCCCAAATCAG GCACCACATGGATGCAAGAAATCTTGACCTTGATCTACAGCAATGGCGACCTCAAACCCGTAAAGACTCTTCCCAACTGGGCTCGGGTTCCCTGGTTGGAGCACATCTATTTCCAGGAGCAACTTCAGCACATTGGACATCCTCGCCTCTTCACCACCCACCtgccccagccagtgctggcacCTGCCCTGAAGAAAGCTAAGCCCAAG GTGATCTATGCGACCAGGAACCCGAAAGATGTTGTTGTGTCCTACTACCATTTCCAGAGAATGGCCAACTTCTTCCCTGACCCAACCTCCTTTGAGGACTTCCTTCATGAGTTCCTGGCTGGCACAG TGCACTTCGGTTCCTGGTTTGAGCACGTCCAAGGCTGGCTCCGCTGCCCAGAAGAGTTGGGCGTTTTCTGCATCACCTATGAGGAGCTGCATCAA GACCTGAAAAGCTGTGTGGAGCAGCTGAGTGCCTTCCTGGACCACCCAGTTCAGCCAGATCAGATTGACTGCATACAGGAACACTGCAGCTTTGCTGTCATGAAAGAGAACGACATGGTGAATGGCAGGCTTATCCCTCCTGGGATTATGGATTTCCAGAAAAGCCAGTTCATGAGGAAAG GTACTGTCGGTGACTGGAGGAACCACTTCTCCCCAAAACAGAGCATGCTCTTCAATGAGAAATACCAGCAGGAAATGGGAGACCACTCCTGGCCCTTCCGGTGGGACATGGCCTGA
- the LOC134504107 gene encoding sulfotransferase 2B1-like isoform X2 → MQEILTLIYSNGDLKPVKTLPNWARVPWLEHIYFQEQLQHIGHPRLFTTHLPQPVLAPALKKAKPKVIYATRNPKDVVVSYYHFQRMANFFPDPTSFEDFLHEFLAGTVHFGSWFEHVQGWLRCPEELGVFCITYEELHQDLKSCVEQLSAFLDHPVQPDQIDCIQEHCSFAVMKENDMVNGRLIPPGIMDFQKSQFMRKGTVGDWRNHFSPKQSMLFNEKYQQEMGDHSWPFRWDMA, encoded by the exons ATGCAAGAAATCTTGACCTTGATCTACAGCAATGGCGACCTCAAACCCGTAAAGACTCTTCCCAACTGGGCTCGGGTTCCCTGGTTGGAGCACATCTATTTCCAGGAGCAACTTCAGCACATTGGACATCCTCGCCTCTTCACCACCCACCtgccccagccagtgctggcacCTGCCCTGAAGAAAGCTAAGCCCAAG GTGATCTATGCGACCAGGAACCCGAAAGATGTTGTTGTGTCCTACTACCATTTCCAGAGAATGGCCAACTTCTTCCCTGACCCAACCTCCTTTGAGGACTTCCTTCATGAGTTCCTGGCTGGCACAG TGCACTTCGGTTCCTGGTTTGAGCACGTCCAAGGCTGGCTCCGCTGCCCAGAAGAGTTGGGCGTTTTCTGCATCACCTATGAGGAGCTGCATCAA GACCTGAAAAGCTGTGTGGAGCAGCTGAGTGCCTTCCTGGACCACCCAGTTCAGCCAGATCAGATTGACTGCATACAGGAACACTGCAGCTTTGCTGTCATGAAAGAGAACGACATGGTGAATGGCAGGCTTATCCCTCCTGGGATTATGGATTTCCAGAAAAGCCAGTTCATGAGGAAAG GTACTGTCGGTGACTGGAGGAACCACTTCTCCCCAAAACAGAGCATGCTCTTCAATGAGAAATACCAGCAGGAAATGGGAGACCACTCCTGGCCCTTCCGGTGGGACATGGCCTGA